Genomic window (Wenzhouxiangella marina):
GGCCTGCGACCTGCTGCCGGAAACGGTGGCAAGGCTGGCCGATCACGAGCGGATCGTGGCGATCAAGGAAGCGGTCGGCGATGCCGATCGAGTCGCGGCGCTCGTCGAGACCGGGCTGACGGTGCTCAGCGGTGACGATCCGACCTGCTGCGAGCGCATGCTGGCCGGCGCGAAAGGCGTGATTTCCGTGGCGGCCAATGTCGTGCCGGCTCGCTTCGCCAGGCTCTGCCACCTGGCCCTCGACGGAGATGCCGACGGTGCCCGGACCATCGATCGCGCCCTGGCCGAGCTCTACTCGTTTCTCGGAGTCGAGCCGAATCCGGTGCCGGTCAAGTGGCTGCTGCACCGCATGGGGCGTCTGGAGGACGCGCTGCGCCTGCCGCTGGTCAGCCTCGATGCGAGGCACCGGGCCGCGGCTGATGCACTGATCAGGGCCCAGCAACTGGACGTCGTCTCCGATGTTGCCTAAACTGGGCGGCTGCACCGCCGCTGGCAAACCACCCGTGACCAACAGGACCAAGGGGTCAATGAATTTCTACCGACTTTGTTCGATTGCGCTCGTCGCCAGTCTTATGGCCGGTTGCTTCAACCGGGACCGCCAGCCGATCTACGTGCAGAGCGAGGAGGTGCCGCCGATCGAGGTGCCCGAGGACCTGTCCCTGCCGGACGTGCGCCAGACCTACGATATTCCGGGCACCTACCTGCCCCAGCTGGCGGCGATGGGTAACGAGGCGCGCCCGCCGGTGGTGCTGTCCAGCGCCGAAGCCGAGGCTTCCCGTTCGCACATCCGCTTCGGCCCGACGGGCCTGTATCTCGAAGTGGAAGACGAAGCCAGCAGCGTCTGGCGTCGACTGAGTTTTACCCTCAACCGGGGTGGCATGAGCGTGCGGCAGGTCAACGAGGACGCCATGCGCTACCGCTTCGATTTCCGCCACGATCCGGTCGAGATCGAGCGCAGCGGCATGTCGCGCCTGGCCTTCTGGCGTTCCGGCGAGATCCTGGATTACAGCGGTGCCTACCAGGCCGAATTGCAGCCGGACGGTGCCAACACGCGCGTCGTCCTGCTGGGGGGCGATGGCGAGATCCTTGACATGGATCGCGCCGAGTTCGTGCTGGCGGTGCTGCGCGAGCGATTGGGCTGAGCCTCGCGCCCTCGATGCCTTGATCGCCGGGCAGCGCCTGGCTGCCCGAGCCGCTCAGCGCTCCAGATACTTCAACTTGCCCGGCACGCCGTCCCACTCCTTGGCGTCTTCCGGATGGGGCTTCATTTCACTGATCACCGGCCATTCCCGACTCAGTTCGGCGTTGAGCTCCAGGAAGGCTTCCTGACCGGCGGGAATGTCATCTTCCGGCACGATGGCTTCAGCCGGGCACTCGGGCTCGCAGAGCGTGCAGTCGATACACTCTTCCGGGTCGATGACCAGGAAGTTCGGTCCCTCGTGGAAACAGTCGACGGGACAGACTTCCACGCAGTCGGTGTATTTGCACTTGATGCAGTTCTCGATAACGACAAAGGTCATGCGGCCGGTTCCTCGGATTTCCCTGGCTGGCGAGCGGCTGTGATGCCATCCGCGGTGATGCTAGAATGCGCCGCGTATTCTACCAAACCGGGCCCTGGCCCGTTCACCCGCCACCAGCTGTCCCAACGAATTTGACCAACACGCAACCCCAGGCCGAAGGCCATACCCTGCGCATCATCGAACACCACGAGCACGGCATCGAGCCGCGCCAGATCAGCGGTAACGCGATCAAGGTCGTGGAGCGCCTTCAGGAGGCCGGATTTCTGGCCTATATCGTCGGCGGCTCGGTCCGCGATCTGCTGCTCGGCGAGTCGCCGAAGGACTTCGACGTGGCCACCAGCGCCACGCCCGAGGAAGTCAAGGAGGTCATGCGCAACGCCCGCCTGATCGGCCGGCGCTTCCGCCTGGCGCACGTCCGCTTCGGGCGCGAGATCATCGAAGTCGCGACCTTTCGCGGTGGTTCGGAAGAGGACGACAGCGAACACCGCGAGGTCGAGAAAAGCGGTCGGGTACTGCGTGACAACGTCTACGGCAGCGAGGAAGAAGACGCCCGTCGGCGCGATTTCACCATCAATGCCCTGATGTACGACCCGAGCACGGAAACCATCCGGGATCACGTCGGTGGCTACGAAGACGTCCTCGAGCGCCGCCTGCGCCTGATCGGTGATCCCGTCACCCGCTACCGCGAGGATCCGGTTCGCTTGCTCCGGGCCGTTCGCTTCCAGGTCAAGCTCGACCTGTCGATCGAACCGCAGACGGCCGGGCCGATGGTCAGCATGGCTCCCTTGCTGGCCGATATTCCGCCGGCCCGCCTGTTCGACGAGATTCTCAAGCTGTTCCTGGCCGGCCGCGCCTGGCCGACCTACCAGGCGCTGGTGCGTCAGAACCTCTGGGAGCAGCTGTTCCCCGATCTGTTCGAGGATCCGGCCAACCCGCCGGCCCTGGTCGAACAGACGATGAAGAACACGGACGGTCGCGTCCAGCAGGGCCTGCCCGTGACCCCGGGTTTCCTGTTCGCTGCCTTCCTGTGGCCCAAGGTCAAGCCGCGTGCCGAGGAGTTGGTGGCCAAGGGCGTGGCGCCCGTCGAAGCGCTGGCCGAAGCCGGTGAGGAAGCGATCGTCGCGCAGGCGCGGAAAGTCGCGATCCACCGTCGCTTCTCGACCATGTCGAAAGAGATCTGGTGCATGCAGCCGCGCTTCGAGAAGCGGCGAGGCAATCGCGCCCTGCGCCTGATCAGCGAACGTCGCTTCCGGGCGGCCTACGATTTTCTCCTCCTGCGCGTGCTCGAAGAGCCCGAGCTCAAGGAACTGGCCGACTGGTGGACGCAGATCCAGGAGGTCGAGGGCGAGGATCGTGAGGCCATGACTCGCAACGTCGGTGGTCCGCGCAAGCGCCGTCGGCGGCCCAGAAAACGCAAGGCACCGGCATCGGCATGAGCCGAGCCTGGGTCGGGCTGGGCAGCAATCAGGGCGATTCGGCCGACCTTCTGGAACAGGCCCTCGAGGCGATCGCTGCCTTGCCCCGGACGCGACTGCTGGCCGTCTCACCGGCCTACCGCACCCCGGCCTGGGGGGTGACCGATCAGCCCGATTTCCTCAATGCCGTGGCCGAGCTCGAGACCGACATGAGCCCCGAGTGCCTGCTGGGCGGCCTGCTGGGCATCGAATCCGCCCTGGGACGCCGACGCGAGGGGCCGCGCTGGGGGCCGCGATTGATCGATCTCGATCTGCTGCTCGTCGATGGACTGGCGCGTTCGACCATGGAACTGAGCCTGCCGCACCCGCGCCTGCACGAGCGCGCCTTCGTGCTGATTCCCTTGAACGATCTGGCGCCCGAGCTCGAGATTCCCGGCCGCGGGAAGGTCGGCGCATTGCTCGCCGAGCTGCCTGCTTCGGAGCGAGAGGCGATCCGGAGCGCTCCGGCCCTGCGGTATCAGACAGTACACTAGCCACACTTGATTCAGTCAGCTTTCCCGGACAAGAAGCGATCATGAGCCAGACCGCAAGACCCGTCACCGTCCCCGCGCTTGCGGCCAGCAAACGCGAGGGTCGGCCGATCACCATGCTGACCGCCTACGATGCGAGCTTCGCGGCCAGCATCGATCGGGCCGGCGTGGACTGCGTGCTGGTCGGTGACTCGCTGGGCAACGTCATTCAGGGCCAGGCCTCGACCCTGCCGGTGACGGTTGATGACATGGTCTATCACACCGCGGCCGTGGCCCGCGGGCTCGAGCGGGCGCTGCTGGTCGCCGATCTGCCCTTTCTCAGCTACCACGACCGCTCGACGGCCATGGCCAGCGCAGGCGCCCTCATGCGTGCCGGTGCGGCGATGGTCAAGCTCGAAGGCGGTGCGCAGGTCGTGCCCATCGTCGCGGAACTGGTCGGGCAGGGCATCCCGGTCTGCGGGCATCTGGGACTGACGCCCCAGCATGTCCATCAGCTCGGCGGCTACCGCGTGCAGGGCCGGGAGGACGAACCGGCACGACAGCTGCGCGAGGATGCGCAGGCCCTGGAACGTGCGGGTGCCGGGATGTTGGTGCTCGAATGCGTGCCGAGCGCCCTGGCCGGGGAAATCGCCTCGTCGCTGGCGATTCCGGTGATCGGGATCGGTGCGGGTGCTGGCGTCGACGGTCAGGTGCTGGTCAGCTACGATCTGCTGGGCATCGGTACCGGTCGACGGCCGAAGTTCGTCAAGGACTTCCTCGCCGAGTCGGGCACGATCGCCAGCGCCTTCGAGGCCTTCGTGGCGGCCGTGCAGGCGCGTGAATTCCCCGCGGCCGAGCACGCCTACGATTGATGAAGCTCAGCCCGATGAAACTCGGTCCCACTCACGATCTCGCCGAACTGCGCCGTACGATTCGGTCCTGGCAGGCCGACGGCCAGCGGGTGGGCTTCGTGCCCACGATGGGCAATCTGCATGCGGGCCATCTGGCCCTGGTCGACCGCCTCCGCAAGAGCTGCGATCGTGTCGTCACGAGTATCTTCGTCAATCCCACCCAGTTCGGCCCGAACGAGGACTTCGCGGCCTACCCGCGCACCCTCGAGGCGGACCTGGCTGCCTTGACCGAGCTTGGCGCGGACCTGGCCTGGGTGCCGAGTGTCGAGACCATGTATCCACTGGCCGAGTCCTTCATGGTGCGGGCACCGAAGGCCCTGGCCGACACCCTCTGCGGCGCGGATCGCCCGGGCCACTTCGACGGTGTTGCCAGCGTGGTGCTGCGCCTGTTCCTGCAGGTGGCCCCGGATGCCGCGATCTTCGGCGAGAAGGACTTCCAGCAGCTCCTGATCATCCGCGAGCTGGTGCGGGACTACGCGCTGGACATCGACATCGAGAGCCTGCCGACGGTTCGTGAAGTCGATGGTCTGGCGATGAGCTCCCGCAATCAATACCTGAGCGCCGAGGAGCGCGCGCGGGCGCCGGCGCTGCATGCGGTGCTTCGCGAGACCGCGGCAGCCCTGGCCGAAGGCGACGACTGGGCGACGCTCCAGCGCCGGGGTTTCGAGCGTCTTAGTGACGCCGGTTTCGAGCCGCAGTATCTGGAATGGCGATCTGCCGAAACCCTGGGCGTTCCCGAAGCCGGGCGTCCTCAGCGCCTGCTTGCGGCAGCTCGCCTGGGCAAGGCCCGATTGATCGACAACCTGGCTGTCGACGCCTAACGGTCAGCCCCCGGACCCACCCAACGCGAGATCGCCGCGCCGAGGAGGTCCGTCAGCCCTTTCCCCGGGATTTCCTGCTCCGAATCCAGCCGAGGATCGGCTCCCACTGCTCCCAGTCAGCCCAAGCCTGATAGGGCGGCAGGTCGGAGACGGCCAGGCCGCGTTCGAAGGCGCGGACGTAGTTCATGGTGTCGCGCAGCTGGCCGACGACCGGGATGCGGAAGTCGTGCAGGAAGCCGGTCAGCTCCCGGTAGATGATGGTCTGGGGGCGCACCCGGTTGGCGATCAGGCCGACCACGGTCTGGCGTTCCTTGACCGGCTTGAGTTCGAGCAGCTGGTTCAGGAAGCGCCAGGCCGCCCGCATGTCGACGGGTGAGGGCAGCACCGGGATCAGTACCGTTTCGGCGCGCCGCAGGACGTGGCCGAGCTCGGTGCCGTGAATGCCCGCCGGCGTGTCGAGAATCAGGATGTCGGTGCCGGACGGGGCGCGCAGGGGCCCACCGTCGCGGTTGACCATCTCGATGACCGGATAATCCTCGCTGCGCTGGTCCAGCCAGTCGTTGGCCGACTGCTGGGGGTCCATGTCGCCGAGTGCGACCGCGTGACCTTCCCAGGCCAGGGCCGAGGCGAGATTGGTGGCGATGGTGGTCTTGCCGCAACCACCCTTGGCGTTGACAACCGCGATCGTTCGCATGCTGATCCTGCCTCCAGTTGGGGTCCGGGCGAAGCGCTGGATTCAGTGACGCCGTGGATCCGGAATTCCCGAATGCAACAGCCAGCGCTCCCTTTCTTCATCATACCGCCAGACCTCGCGATGGTCGATGACTCGCTCGCGGGAGGTGTGGACGTGGTAGAGGCGCAGCTGCACGCGGCGGTCCAGGCCCAGACCATCGGGGCTGGCGATCACCTGCCGGACGCGATACTCCGTCACCCGGAACTGGCCCAGGCGATCGATGTCCAGGGTGCTGATCGGGTGTTCTGCCAGCCACTCCGGATGAATGAAATCGAGCAGGCCGTCGTACTGCTCGCTCCAGCGCAGGGTGCTTTCCCAGCGCATGATGGCGTCGTCCCGCTCG
Coding sequences:
- the fdxA gene encoding ferredoxin FdxA; translated protein: MTFVVIENCIKCKYTDCVEVCPVDCFHEGPNFLVIDPEECIDCTLCEPECPAEAIVPEDDIPAGQEAFLELNAELSREWPVISEMKPHPEDAKEWDGVPGKLKYLER
- the panC gene encoding pantoate--beta-alanine ligase, which encodes MKLGPTHDLAELRRTIRSWQADGQRVGFVPTMGNLHAGHLALVDRLRKSCDRVVTSIFVNPTQFGPNEDFAAYPRTLEADLAALTELGADLAWVPSVETMYPLAESFMVRAPKALADTLCGADRPGHFDGVASVVLRLFLQVAPDAAIFGEKDFQQLLIIRELVRDYALDIDIESLPTVREVDGLAMSSRNQYLSAEERARAPALHAVLRETAAALAEGDDWATLQRRGFERLSDAGFEPQYLEWRSAETLGVPEAGRPQRLLAAARLGKARLIDNLAVDA
- the folK gene encoding 2-amino-4-hydroxy-6-hydroxymethyldihydropteridine diphosphokinase: MSRAWVGLGSNQGDSADLLEQALEAIAALPRTRLLAVSPAYRTPAWGVTDQPDFLNAVAELETDMSPECLLGGLLGIESALGRRREGPRWGPRLIDLDLLLVDGLARSTMELSLPHPRLHERAFVLIPLNDLAPELEIPGRGKVGALLAELPASEREAIRSAPALRYQTVH
- the dapA gene encoding 4-hydroxy-tetrahydrodipicolinate synthase gives rise to the protein MFSGSIVALVTPFKTDGSLDESAWIGLLDWHLASGTDGVVVVGTTGESATVSNEEFERLLALAVERVGGRMAILAGTGSSSTQQTIERTARAAALGADAALVVTPAYNRPTQRGLEAHYRAVADAASIPVVLYNVPARTACDLLPETVARLADHERIVAIKEAVGDADRVAALVETGLTVLSGDDPTCCERMLAGAKGVISVAANVVPARFARLCHLALDGDADGARTIDRALAELYSFLGVEPNPVPVKWLLHRMGRLEDALRLPLVSLDARHRAAADALIRAQQLDVVSDVA
- a CDS encoding ParA family protein, which gives rise to MRTIAVVNAKGGCGKTTIATNLASALAWEGHAVALGDMDPQQSANDWLDQRSEDYPVIEMVNRDGGPLRAPSGTDILILDTPAGIHGTELGHVLRRAETVLIPVLPSPVDMRAAWRFLNQLLELKPVKERQTVVGLIANRVRPQTIIYRELTGFLHDFRIPVVGQLRDTMNYVRAFERGLAVSDLPPYQAWADWEQWEPILGWIRSRKSRGKG
- the panB gene encoding 3-methyl-2-oxobutanoate hydroxymethyltransferase, coding for MSQTARPVTVPALAASKREGRPITMLTAYDASFAASIDRAGVDCVLVGDSLGNVIQGQASTLPVTVDDMVYHTAAVARGLERALLVADLPFLSYHDRSTAMASAGALMRAGAAMVKLEGGAQVVPIVAELVGQGIPVCGHLGLTPQHVHQLGGYRVQGREDEPARQLREDAQALERAGAGMLVLECVPSALAGEIASSLAIPVIGIGAGAGVDGQVLVSYDLLGIGTGRRPKFVKDFLAESGTIASAFEAFVAAVQAREFPAAEHAYD
- a CDS encoding outer membrane protein assembly factor BamC, which codes for MNFYRLCSIALVASLMAGCFNRDRQPIYVQSEEVPPIEVPEDLSLPDVRQTYDIPGTYLPQLAAMGNEARPPVVLSSAEAEASRSHIRFGPTGLYLEVEDEASSVWRRLSFTLNRGGMSVRQVNEDAMRYRFDFRHDPVEIERSGMSRLAFWRSGEILDYSGAYQAELQPDGANTRVVLLGGDGEILDMDRAEFVLAVLRERLG
- the pcnB gene encoding polynucleotide adenylyltransferase PcnB; translated protein: MTNTQPQAEGHTLRIIEHHEHGIEPRQISGNAIKVVERLQEAGFLAYIVGGSVRDLLLGESPKDFDVATSATPEEVKEVMRNARLIGRRFRLAHVRFGREIIEVATFRGGSEEDDSEHREVEKSGRVLRDNVYGSEEEDARRRDFTINALMYDPSTETIRDHVGGYEDVLERRLRLIGDPVTRYREDPVRLLRAVRFQVKLDLSIEPQTAGPMVSMAPLLADIPPARLFDEILKLFLAGRAWPTYQALVRQNLWEQLFPDLFEDPANPPALVEQTMKNTDGRVQQGLPVTPGFLFAAFLWPKVKPRAEELVAKGVAPVEALAEAGEEAIVAQARKVAIHRRFSTMSKEIWCMQPRFEKRRGNRALRLISERRFRAAYDFLLLRVLEEPELKELADWWTQIQEVEGEDREAMTRNVGGPRKRRRRPRKRKAPASA